One part of the Esox lucius isolate fEsoLuc1 chromosome 10, fEsoLuc1.pri, whole genome shotgun sequence genome encodes these proteins:
- the cyhr1 gene encoding cysteine and histidine-rich protein 1 isoform X5, giving the protein MSSMEEIGVAAAPGSSSGGLGVGAVGAALEAVVGGPSMQEEVGFRRGEVLGPESDPDEPPPKKRMRLPEGESGKLEERLYSVLCCTVCLDLPKASVYQCTNGHLMCAGCFIHLLADSRLKEEQATCPNCRNLAVEKAVSELPTDCTYCLKQFPRSSLERHQKEECQDRYTSHWVTQCKYKRIGCPWKGPFHELPAHEEECCHPTKTGTELMGILGEMDQSHRRELTLYNSIFSLLCYEKIGFTGRLEVQFRPYRTDDFITRLYYETPRFTVLNQTWVLKARVNDSERNPNLSCKRTLSFQLILKSKVNSAIECSFLLLKGPYDDVRIKPVIHHHAFSNDTNETDYVPLPISDSVECNKLLAAKNINLRLFIFQIQK; this is encoded by the exons ATGTCCTCAATGGAAGAGATTGGGGTCGCGGCCGCTCCAGGCTCCTCCTCAGGCGGCCTGGGTGTTGGGGCAGTGGGGGCAGCCCTGGAGGCTGTGGTTGGGGGTCCATCGATGCAGGAAGAGGTGGGCTTccgaagaggagaggtgctCGGGCCTGAGTCAGACCCGGACGAGCCGCCTCCCAAGAAGCGGATGAGACTGCCGGAGGGAGAGTCGGGAAAGCTGGAAGAGAGGCTGTATTCAGTGCTGTGCTGTACCGTGTGTTTAGATCTCCCTAAAGCCTCTGTTTATCAG TGTACCAATGGTCATCTGATGTGTGCTGGCTGTTTCATCCACCTTCTGGCCGACTCTCGTCTGAAAGAGGAACAGGCCACCTGTCCCAATTGCAG GAACCTGGCTGTGGAGAAGGCAGTGAGTGAACTGCCCACAGACTGCACATACTGTCTCAAACAGTTCCCTCGCTCCAGCCTAGAGAGGCACCAGAAGGAGGAGTGCCAAGACAGGTACACATCTCAttg GGTGACACAGTGCAAGTACAAGCGGATTGGCTGCCCGTGGAAAGGGCCGTTCCATGAGCTGCCGGCCCATGAGGAGGAGTGCTGCCACCCCACCAAGACTGGCACAGAGCTGATGGGCATCCTGGGGGAGATGGACCAGAGCCATCGCAGAGAACTAACCCTTTACAACTCAATATTCTCCCTCCTCTGCTATGAGAAGATAGGCTTCACAGGTAGGCTAG AGGTCCAGTTTAGACCATACCGTACAGATGACTTCATAACCCGCCTGTATTACGAGACGCCCCGTTTCACCGTGTTGAACCAGACCTGGGTACTGAAGGCCAGAGTTAATGACTCTGAACGCAACCCTAACCTCTCCTGCAAACGCACACTCTCTTTCCAGCTCATCCTGAAGAGCAAG GTGAACTCTGCTATAGAGTGTTCCTTCCTGCTGTTGAAGGGTCCGTATGACGACGTGCGGATCAAGCCTGTAATCCACCACCACGCGTTCAGCAATGACACCAATGAGACCGACTATGTCCCGCTGCCCATCAGCGACTCTGTGGAGTGTAACAAACTACTGGCTGCCAAGAACATCAACCTACGGCTCTTCATCTTCCAGATCCAGAAATAG
- the arpp21 gene encoding cAMP-regulated phosphoprotein 21 isoform X1, with amino-acid sequence MTDAMVPESSGQKSCDDFSPSPASSSPPLATEEEGQPENRKVEQQKRVSNQGQPSRKRCKAKGRLVRSTAVYEDVSIPSYADTSQDSQGSLEVAVLLGCHDNEEDEQSKETTVPTLIVSDTSQEYTDSSGIDLHQFIIATLNSNPRDRMMLLKLEQEMIDFITDNGPYKKFPHMSSYHRMLVHRVAAYFGMEHNVDQTGKSVIINTTSNTRIPEQRFMDYINDEKGDETQWRSILKRDHTDDNQARFHTLLEEKRSKSMEEREEEYQRARERIFNQEPTSPQETRAVEDGGPHAATQRRQLFRGTRGNSGSSRHSSTETDYSRYSNWSSTDSGRYSNDPRPWSSTDSGRYSNDPRPWSSTDSDSSYQRPNPAPMARSTNHSWDLRDETLNTGSNYLMEPIKNGIPPGSILLNPHTGQPFLNPDGTPAIYHPQQQAPPHPPQQAPPLPPQQAPPLPPQQAPPLPPQQASHNPQVVQYSSVSNPPKQLQYSMGEELSSQFGCMNVSCQSAGEAPPLFPPLAPPTQSFVYTANPHPINPHSYCQPPPTQVPVYYFPSAQYATSAPQTSATPTQAPQLTGYSPAVAGQQQSYQGMMGLGQNQAQIMLGSYTPGSSHPCGATLGGVGLSYPQSGLLSGDYCCMVSPSCAPGPAPPLYTGCHASSCSNISSHGWAGK; translated from the exons ATGACCGACGCGATGGTCCCAGAATCCTCTGGGCAGAAGTCATGTGATGACTTTTCCCCCTCCCCAGCGTCTTCTTCACCCCCCCTCGCTACGGAGGAGGAGGGTCAACCTGAGAACAGGAAGGTGGAGCAGCAG AAACGGGTCAGTAACCAGGGGCAACCATCTAGGAAGAGATGTAAG GCCAAAGGCAGGTTGGTGAGGAGTACGGCCGTGTACGAAGATGTGTCAATACCTTCATATGCTGACACCAGCCAAGACAGCCAG GGCTCTCTGGAAGTTGCTGTGCTGCTGGGTTGCCATGACAATGAAGAGGACGAGCAGAGCAAAGAGACCACTGTGCCCACGCTAATCGTCTCAGACACCAGTCAGGAGTATACAGACTCTTCTGGGATTGACCTGCACCAGTTCATCATCGCCACCCTGAACAGCAACCCCAG GGACAGGATGATGCTTTTGAAATTAGAGCAGGAGATGATCGACTTCATCACAGACAACGG ACCCTATAAGAAGTTCCCCCACATGTCCTCCTACCATCGGATGTTGGTGCACCGTGTGGCGGCCTACTTCGGCATGGAGCACAACGTGGACCAGACGGGCAAATCTGTCATCATCAATACCACCAGCAACACACGCAT aCCGGAGCAGAGGTTTATGGACTATATCAACGACGAGAAAGGGGATGAGACTCAGTGGAGATCCATTCTGAAGAGAGACCACACGGATGATAACCAG GCGAGGTTTCATACCCTACTTGAGGAGAAGCGTAGCAAGtcgatggaggagagagaggaggagtacCAGAGAGCTAGAGAAAGAATCTTCAACCAGGag CCCACCTCTCCACAGGAGACCAG GGCTGTAGAGGATGGTGGCCCTCATGCTGCCACTCAGAGAAGGCAGCTCTTTAG GGGAACCAGGGGTAACTCTGGGTCAAGCCGACATAGTAGCACAGAGACTGACTATAGTCGCTATAGCAATTGGAGCAGCACAGACTCAGGTCGCTATAGTAATGACCCCCGACCCTGGAGCAGCACAGACTCAGGTCGCTATAGTAATGACCCCCGACCCTGGAGCAGCACAGACTCAGATTCCTCTTACCAGAGGCCAAACCCAGCCCCAATGGCCCGATCAACAAATCACAGCTGGGACTTACGAG ATGAAACCCTCAACACAGGCTCCAACTACCTCATGGAGCCCATTAAGAATGGGATTCCACCAGGAAGTATACTACTGAACCCAcatacag GTCAGCCCTTCCTGAATCCGGATGGAACCCCTGCCATCTACCACCCTCAGCAGCAggcccctccccatcctcctcagcaggcccctccccttcctcctcagcaggcccctccccttcctcctcagcaggcccctccccttcctcctcagCAGGCTAGCCACAACCCCCAG GTGGTTCAGTACTCGTCAGTCTCTAACCCTCCCAAGCAGTTGCAATACTCTATG GGCGAGGAGCTTTCCTCCCAGTTTGGTTGCATGAATGTGAGCTGTCAGTCAGCAGGGGAAGCTCCGCCTCTGTTCCCTCCCTTAGCCCCTCCAACACAGAGTTTTGTCTACACTGCCAATCCCCATCCCATCAACCCCCACAGCTATTGCCAGCCCCCTCCAACTCAG GTGCCTGTGTATTACTTCCCTTCTGCTCAGTATGCTACCTCAGCACCCCAAACCTCGGCCACACCTACCCAGGCACCCCAGCTAACAG gTTACTCTCCTGCTGTAGCCGGTCAGCAACAGAGCTACCAAGGAATGATGGGTTTGGGTCAGAACCAAGCCCAAATAATGCTGGGTTCTTACACACCTGGCTCTTCACACCCATGTGGTGCCACACTG GGTGGCGTGGGGTTGTCGTATCCCCAGAGTGGTCTCCTGTCAGGGGATTACTGCTGTATGGTGTCTCCCTCCTGCGCCCCAGGTCCCGCCCCCCCCTTATACACCGGCTGCCACGCTTCCAGCTGCAGCAACATCAGCAGCCATGGGTGGGCGGGCAAATAG
- the cyhr1 gene encoding cysteine and histidine-rich protein 1 isoform X2: MSSMEEIGVAAAPGSSSGGLGVGAVGAALEAVVGGPSMQEEVGFRRGEVLGPESDPDEPPPKKRMRLPEGESGKLEERLYSVLCCTVCLDLPKASVYQCTNGHLMCAGCFIHLLADSRLKEEQATCPNCRCEISKSLCCRNLAVEKAVSELPTDCTYCLKQFPRSSLERHQKEECQDRYTSHWVTQCKYKRIGCPWKGPFHELPAHEEECCHPTKTGTELMGILGEMDQSHRRELTLYNSIFSLLCYEKIGFTEVQFRPYRTDDFITRLYYETPRFTVLNQTWVLKARVNDSERNPNLSCKRTLSFQLILKSKVNSAIECSFLLLKGPYDDVRIKPVIHHHAFSNDTNETDYVPLPISDSVECNKLLAAKNINLRLFIFQIQK, encoded by the exons ATGTCCTCAATGGAAGAGATTGGGGTCGCGGCCGCTCCAGGCTCCTCCTCAGGCGGCCTGGGTGTTGGGGCAGTGGGGGCAGCCCTGGAGGCTGTGGTTGGGGGTCCATCGATGCAGGAAGAGGTGGGCTTccgaagaggagaggtgctCGGGCCTGAGTCAGACCCGGACGAGCCGCCTCCCAAGAAGCGGATGAGACTGCCGGAGGGAGAGTCGGGAAAGCTGGAAGAGAGGCTGTATTCAGTGCTGTGCTGTACCGTGTGTTTAGATCTCCCTAAAGCCTCTGTTTATCAG TGTACCAATGGTCATCTGATGTGTGCTGGCTGTTTCATCCACCTTCTGGCCGACTCTCGTCTGAAAGAGGAACAGGCCACCTGTCCCAATTGCAG GTGTGAGATCAGTAAGTCTCTGTGTTGTAGGAACCTGGCTGTGGAGAAGGCAGTGAGTGAACTGCCCACAGACTGCACATACTGTCTCAAACAGTTCCCTCGCTCCAGCCTAGAGAGGCACCAGAAGGAGGAGTGCCAAGACAGGTACACATCTCAttg GGTGACACAGTGCAAGTACAAGCGGATTGGCTGCCCGTGGAAAGGGCCGTTCCATGAGCTGCCGGCCCATGAGGAGGAGTGCTGCCACCCCACCAAGACTGGCACAGAGCTGATGGGCATCCTGGGGGAGATGGACCAGAGCCATCGCAGAGAACTAACCCTTTACAACTCAATATTCTCCCTCCTCTGCTATGAGAAGATAGGCTTCACAG AGGTCCAGTTTAGACCATACCGTACAGATGACTTCATAACCCGCCTGTATTACGAGACGCCCCGTTTCACCGTGTTGAACCAGACCTGGGTACTGAAGGCCAGAGTTAATGACTCTGAACGCAACCCTAACCTCTCCTGCAAACGCACACTCTCTTTCCAGCTCATCCTGAAGAGCAAG GTGAACTCTGCTATAGAGTGTTCCTTCCTGCTGTTGAAGGGTCCGTATGACGACGTGCGGATCAAGCCTGTAATCCACCACCACGCGTTCAGCAATGACACCAATGAGACCGACTATGTCCCGCTGCCCATCAGCGACTCTGTGGAGTGTAACAAACTACTGGCTGCCAAGAACATCAACCTACGGCTCTTCATCTTCCAGATCCAGAAATAG
- the cyhr1 gene encoding cysteine and histidine-rich protein 1 isoform X3, with protein sequence MSSMEEIGVAAAPGSSSGGLGVGAVGAALEAVVGGPSMQEEVGFRRGEVLGPESDPDEPPPKKRMRLPEGESGKLEERLYSVLCCTVCLDLPKASVYQCTNGHLMCAGCFIHLLADSRLKEEQATCPNCRCEISKSLCCRNLAVEKAVSELPTDCTYCLKQFPRSSLERHQKEECQDRVTQCKYKRIGCPWKGPFHELPAHEEECCHPTKTGTELMGILGEMDQSHRRELTLYNSIFSLLCYEKIGFTGRLEVQFRPYRTDDFITRLYYETPRFTVLNQTWVLKARVNDSERNPNLSCKRTLSFQLILKSKVNSAIECSFLLLKGPYDDVRIKPVIHHHAFSNDTNETDYVPLPISDSVECNKLLAAKNINLRLFIFQIQK encoded by the exons ATGTCCTCAATGGAAGAGATTGGGGTCGCGGCCGCTCCAGGCTCCTCCTCAGGCGGCCTGGGTGTTGGGGCAGTGGGGGCAGCCCTGGAGGCTGTGGTTGGGGGTCCATCGATGCAGGAAGAGGTGGGCTTccgaagaggagaggtgctCGGGCCTGAGTCAGACCCGGACGAGCCGCCTCCCAAGAAGCGGATGAGACTGCCGGAGGGAGAGTCGGGAAAGCTGGAAGAGAGGCTGTATTCAGTGCTGTGCTGTACCGTGTGTTTAGATCTCCCTAAAGCCTCTGTTTATCAG TGTACCAATGGTCATCTGATGTGTGCTGGCTGTTTCATCCACCTTCTGGCCGACTCTCGTCTGAAAGAGGAACAGGCCACCTGTCCCAATTGCAG GTGTGAGATCAGTAAGTCTCTGTGTTGTAGGAACCTGGCTGTGGAGAAGGCAGTGAGTGAACTGCCCACAGACTGCACATACTGTCTCAAACAGTTCCCTCGCTCCAGCCTAGAGAGGCACCAGAAGGAGGAGTGCCAAGACAG GGTGACACAGTGCAAGTACAAGCGGATTGGCTGCCCGTGGAAAGGGCCGTTCCATGAGCTGCCGGCCCATGAGGAGGAGTGCTGCCACCCCACCAAGACTGGCACAGAGCTGATGGGCATCCTGGGGGAGATGGACCAGAGCCATCGCAGAGAACTAACCCTTTACAACTCAATATTCTCCCTCCTCTGCTATGAGAAGATAGGCTTCACAGGTAGGCTAG AGGTCCAGTTTAGACCATACCGTACAGATGACTTCATAACCCGCCTGTATTACGAGACGCCCCGTTTCACCGTGTTGAACCAGACCTGGGTACTGAAGGCCAGAGTTAATGACTCTGAACGCAACCCTAACCTCTCCTGCAAACGCACACTCTCTTTCCAGCTCATCCTGAAGAGCAAG GTGAACTCTGCTATAGAGTGTTCCTTCCTGCTGTTGAAGGGTCCGTATGACGACGTGCGGATCAAGCCTGTAATCCACCACCACGCGTTCAGCAATGACACCAATGAGACCGACTATGTCCCGCTGCCCATCAGCGACTCTGTGGAGTGTAACAAACTACTGGCTGCCAAGAACATCAACCTACGGCTCTTCATCTTCCAGATCCAGAAATAG
- the arpp21 gene encoding cAMP-regulated phosphoprotein 21 isoform X2 encodes MTDAMVPESSGQKSCDDFSPSPASSSPPLATEEEGQPENRKVEQQKRVSNQGQPSRKRCKAKGRLVRSTAVYEDVSIPSYADTSQDSQGSLEVAVLLGCHDNEEDEQSKETTVPTLIVSDTSQEYTDSSGIDLHQFIIATLNSNPRDRMMLLKLEQEMIDFITDNGPYKKFPHMSSYHRMLVHRVAAYFGMEHNVDQTGKSVIINTTSNTRIPEQRFMDYINDEKGDETQWRSILKRDHTDDNQARFHTLLEEKRSKSMEEREEEYQRARERIFNQEPTSPQETRAVEDGGPHAATQRRQLFRGTRGNSGSSRHSSTETDYSRYSNWSSTDSGRYSNDPRPWSSTDSDSSYQRPNPAPMARSTNHSWDLRDETLNTGSNYLMEPIKNGIPPGSILLNPHTGQPFLNPDGTPAIYHPQQQAPPHPPQQAPPLPPQQAPPLPPQQAPPLPPQQASHNPQVVQYSSVSNPPKQLQYSMGEELSSQFGCMNVSCQSAGEAPPLFPPLAPPTQSFVYTANPHPINPHSYCQPPPTQVPVYYFPSAQYATSAPQTSATPTQAPQLTGYSPAVAGQQQSYQGMMGLGQNQAQIMLGSYTPGSSHPCGATLGGVGLSYPQSGLLSGDYCCMVSPSCAPGPAPPLYTGCHASSCSNISSHGWAGK; translated from the exons ATGACCGACGCGATGGTCCCAGAATCCTCTGGGCAGAAGTCATGTGATGACTTTTCCCCCTCCCCAGCGTCTTCTTCACCCCCCCTCGCTACGGAGGAGGAGGGTCAACCTGAGAACAGGAAGGTGGAGCAGCAG AAACGGGTCAGTAACCAGGGGCAACCATCTAGGAAGAGATGTAAG GCCAAAGGCAGGTTGGTGAGGAGTACGGCCGTGTACGAAGATGTGTCAATACCTTCATATGCTGACACCAGCCAAGACAGCCAG GGCTCTCTGGAAGTTGCTGTGCTGCTGGGTTGCCATGACAATGAAGAGGACGAGCAGAGCAAAGAGACCACTGTGCCCACGCTAATCGTCTCAGACACCAGTCAGGAGTATACAGACTCTTCTGGGATTGACCTGCACCAGTTCATCATCGCCACCCTGAACAGCAACCCCAG GGACAGGATGATGCTTTTGAAATTAGAGCAGGAGATGATCGACTTCATCACAGACAACGG ACCCTATAAGAAGTTCCCCCACATGTCCTCCTACCATCGGATGTTGGTGCACCGTGTGGCGGCCTACTTCGGCATGGAGCACAACGTGGACCAGACGGGCAAATCTGTCATCATCAATACCACCAGCAACACACGCAT aCCGGAGCAGAGGTTTATGGACTATATCAACGACGAGAAAGGGGATGAGACTCAGTGGAGATCCATTCTGAAGAGAGACCACACGGATGATAACCAG GCGAGGTTTCATACCCTACTTGAGGAGAAGCGTAGCAAGtcgatggaggagagagaggaggagtacCAGAGAGCTAGAGAAAGAATCTTCAACCAGGag CCCACCTCTCCACAGGAGACCAG GGCTGTAGAGGATGGTGGCCCTCATGCTGCCACTCAGAGAAGGCAGCTCTTTAG GGGAACCAGGGGTAACTCTGGGTCAAGCCGACATAGTAGCACAGAGACTGACTATAGTCGCTATAGCAATTGGAGCAGCACAGACTCAGGTCGCTATAGTAATGACCCCCGACCCTGGAGCAGCACAGACTCAG ATTCCTCTTACCAGAGGCCAAACCCAGCCCCAATGGCCCGATCAACAAATCACAGCTGGGACTTACGAG ATGAAACCCTCAACACAGGCTCCAACTACCTCATGGAGCCCATTAAGAATGGGATTCCACCAGGAAGTATACTACTGAACCCAcatacag GTCAGCCCTTCCTGAATCCGGATGGAACCCCTGCCATCTACCACCCTCAGCAGCAggcccctccccatcctcctcagcaggcccctccccttcctcctcagcaggcccctccccttcctcctcagcaggcccctccccttcctcctcagCAGGCTAGCCACAACCCCCAG GTGGTTCAGTACTCGTCAGTCTCTAACCCTCCCAAGCAGTTGCAATACTCTATG GGCGAGGAGCTTTCCTCCCAGTTTGGTTGCATGAATGTGAGCTGTCAGTCAGCAGGGGAAGCTCCGCCTCTGTTCCCTCCCTTAGCCCCTCCAACACAGAGTTTTGTCTACACTGCCAATCCCCATCCCATCAACCCCCACAGCTATTGCCAGCCCCCTCCAACTCAG GTGCCTGTGTATTACTTCCCTTCTGCTCAGTATGCTACCTCAGCACCCCAAACCTCGGCCACACCTACCCAGGCACCCCAGCTAACAG gTTACTCTCCTGCTGTAGCCGGTCAGCAACAGAGCTACCAAGGAATGATGGGTTTGGGTCAGAACCAAGCCCAAATAATGCTGGGTTCTTACACACCTGGCTCTTCACACCCATGTGGTGCCACACTG GGTGGCGTGGGGTTGTCGTATCCCCAGAGTGGTCTCCTGTCAGGGGATTACTGCTGTATGGTGTCTCCCTCCTGCGCCCCAGGTCCCGCCCCCCCCTTATACACCGGCTGCCACGCTTCCAGCTGCAGCAACATCAGCAGCCATGGGTGGGCGGGCAAATAG
- the cyhr1 gene encoding cysteine and histidine-rich protein 1 isoform X4 yields the protein MSSMEEIGVAAAPGSSSGGLGVGAVGAALEAVVGGPSMQEEVGFRRGEVLGPESDPDEPPPKKRMRLPEGESGKLEERLYSVLCCTVCLDLPKASVYQCTNGHLMCAGCFIHLLADSRLKEEQATCPNCRCEISKSLCCRNLAVEKAVSELPTDCTYCLKQFPRSSLERHQKEECQDRVTQCKYKRIGCPWKGPFHELPAHEEECCHPTKTGTELMGILGEMDQSHRRELTLYNSIFSLLCYEKIGFTEVQFRPYRTDDFITRLYYETPRFTVLNQTWVLKARVNDSERNPNLSCKRTLSFQLILKSKVNSAIECSFLLLKGPYDDVRIKPVIHHHAFSNDTNETDYVPLPISDSVECNKLLAAKNINLRLFIFQIQK from the exons ATGTCCTCAATGGAAGAGATTGGGGTCGCGGCCGCTCCAGGCTCCTCCTCAGGCGGCCTGGGTGTTGGGGCAGTGGGGGCAGCCCTGGAGGCTGTGGTTGGGGGTCCATCGATGCAGGAAGAGGTGGGCTTccgaagaggagaggtgctCGGGCCTGAGTCAGACCCGGACGAGCCGCCTCCCAAGAAGCGGATGAGACTGCCGGAGGGAGAGTCGGGAAAGCTGGAAGAGAGGCTGTATTCAGTGCTGTGCTGTACCGTGTGTTTAGATCTCCCTAAAGCCTCTGTTTATCAG TGTACCAATGGTCATCTGATGTGTGCTGGCTGTTTCATCCACCTTCTGGCCGACTCTCGTCTGAAAGAGGAACAGGCCACCTGTCCCAATTGCAG GTGTGAGATCAGTAAGTCTCTGTGTTGTAGGAACCTGGCTGTGGAGAAGGCAGTGAGTGAACTGCCCACAGACTGCACATACTGTCTCAAACAGTTCCCTCGCTCCAGCCTAGAGAGGCACCAGAAGGAGGAGTGCCAAGACAG GGTGACACAGTGCAAGTACAAGCGGATTGGCTGCCCGTGGAAAGGGCCGTTCCATGAGCTGCCGGCCCATGAGGAGGAGTGCTGCCACCCCACCAAGACTGGCACAGAGCTGATGGGCATCCTGGGGGAGATGGACCAGAGCCATCGCAGAGAACTAACCCTTTACAACTCAATATTCTCCCTCCTCTGCTATGAGAAGATAGGCTTCACAG AGGTCCAGTTTAGACCATACCGTACAGATGACTTCATAACCCGCCTGTATTACGAGACGCCCCGTTTCACCGTGTTGAACCAGACCTGGGTACTGAAGGCCAGAGTTAATGACTCTGAACGCAACCCTAACCTCTCCTGCAAACGCACACTCTCTTTCCAGCTCATCCTGAAGAGCAAG GTGAACTCTGCTATAGAGTGTTCCTTCCTGCTGTTGAAGGGTCCGTATGACGACGTGCGGATCAAGCCTGTAATCCACCACCACGCGTTCAGCAATGACACCAATGAGACCGACTATGTCCCGCTGCCCATCAGCGACTCTGTGGAGTGTAACAAACTACTGGCTGCCAAGAACATCAACCTACGGCTCTTCATCTTCCAGATCCAGAAATAG
- the cyhr1 gene encoding cysteine and histidine-rich protein 1 isoform X1, with translation MSSMEEIGVAAAPGSSSGGLGVGAVGAALEAVVGGPSMQEEVGFRRGEVLGPESDPDEPPPKKRMRLPEGESGKLEERLYSVLCCTVCLDLPKASVYQCTNGHLMCAGCFIHLLADSRLKEEQATCPNCRCEISKSLCCRNLAVEKAVSELPTDCTYCLKQFPRSSLERHQKEECQDRYTSHWVTQCKYKRIGCPWKGPFHELPAHEEECCHPTKTGTELMGILGEMDQSHRRELTLYNSIFSLLCYEKIGFTGRLEVQFRPYRTDDFITRLYYETPRFTVLNQTWVLKARVNDSERNPNLSCKRTLSFQLILKSKVNSAIECSFLLLKGPYDDVRIKPVIHHHAFSNDTNETDYVPLPISDSVECNKLLAAKNINLRLFIFQIQK, from the exons ATGTCCTCAATGGAAGAGATTGGGGTCGCGGCCGCTCCAGGCTCCTCCTCAGGCGGCCTGGGTGTTGGGGCAGTGGGGGCAGCCCTGGAGGCTGTGGTTGGGGGTCCATCGATGCAGGAAGAGGTGGGCTTccgaagaggagaggtgctCGGGCCTGAGTCAGACCCGGACGAGCCGCCTCCCAAGAAGCGGATGAGACTGCCGGAGGGAGAGTCGGGAAAGCTGGAAGAGAGGCTGTATTCAGTGCTGTGCTGTACCGTGTGTTTAGATCTCCCTAAAGCCTCTGTTTATCAG TGTACCAATGGTCATCTGATGTGTGCTGGCTGTTTCATCCACCTTCTGGCCGACTCTCGTCTGAAAGAGGAACAGGCCACCTGTCCCAATTGCAG GTGTGAGATCAGTAAGTCTCTGTGTTGTAGGAACCTGGCTGTGGAGAAGGCAGTGAGTGAACTGCCCACAGACTGCACATACTGTCTCAAACAGTTCCCTCGCTCCAGCCTAGAGAGGCACCAGAAGGAGGAGTGCCAAGACAGGTACACATCTCAttg GGTGACACAGTGCAAGTACAAGCGGATTGGCTGCCCGTGGAAAGGGCCGTTCCATGAGCTGCCGGCCCATGAGGAGGAGTGCTGCCACCCCACCAAGACTGGCACAGAGCTGATGGGCATCCTGGGGGAGATGGACCAGAGCCATCGCAGAGAACTAACCCTTTACAACTCAATATTCTCCCTCCTCTGCTATGAGAAGATAGGCTTCACAGGTAGGCTAG AGGTCCAGTTTAGACCATACCGTACAGATGACTTCATAACCCGCCTGTATTACGAGACGCCCCGTTTCACCGTGTTGAACCAGACCTGGGTACTGAAGGCCAGAGTTAATGACTCTGAACGCAACCCTAACCTCTCCTGCAAACGCACACTCTCTTTCCAGCTCATCCTGAAGAGCAAG GTGAACTCTGCTATAGAGTGTTCCTTCCTGCTGTTGAAGGGTCCGTATGACGACGTGCGGATCAAGCCTGTAATCCACCACCACGCGTTCAGCAATGACACCAATGAGACCGACTATGTCCCGCTGCCCATCAGCGACTCTGTGGAGTGTAACAAACTACTGGCTGCCAAGAACATCAACCTACGGCTCTTCATCTTCCAGATCCAGAAATAG